From a single Lolium rigidum isolate FL_2022 chromosome 7, APGP_CSIRO_Lrig_0.1, whole genome shotgun sequence genomic region:
- the LOC124677736 gene encoding exosome complex component RRP41-like — protein sequence MSAAASGTYTPAAEAGGKRREKREELRRHLAEDADWPRADGRSIHDCRPAFMQTGPTTAASGSAYAEFGKTKVIVSVFGPRESKKAMLYSDTGRLNCSVSYTTFATGVRGQGLENKEYSGMLHKALEGAVMLHTFPKTTVDVFALVLESGGSDLPIIISCASLALADAGIMMYDLVTSVSVSCLGKNVIIDPTSDEEAWQDGGLMVSYMPTRREITQLTLTGEWSDGKITNAVELCMDACSKLCEILRERLKDTAVLESE from the exons ATGTCGGCGGCGGCTTCGGGGACGTACACCCCGGCGGCGGAGGCTGGGGGAAAGCGGCGGGAGAAGAGGGAGGAGCTGCGGCGCCACCTCGCCGAGGACGCCGACTGGCCCCGCGCCGACGGCCGCTCCATCCACGACTGCCGGCCCGCAT TTATGCAAACAGGACCAACTACTGCCGCATCCGGTTCTGCGTACGCGGAATTTGGGAAGACTAAGGTCATAGTATCAGT GTTTGGCCCAAGGGAGAGCAAGAAAGCAATGCTGTACAGTGACACTGGCAGGCTCAATTGCAGTGTGAGCTATACAACATTTGCCACTGGTGTCCGTGGACAG GGATTGGAAAACAAAGAGTACTCAGGAATGCTTCATAAAGCCCTTGAAGGCGCAGTCATGCTACATACTTTTCCAAAGACAACTGTTGATGTTTTTGCCTTGGTTCTCGAGTCTGGTGGCA GTGATCTTCCCATCATTATATCTTGCGCTAGTCTTGCGTTGGCAGATGCTGGGATCATGATGTATGACCTTGTTACATCAGTATCTGTG TCTTGTTTAGGGAAGAATGTTATCATCGATCCAACCTCAGACGAGGAGGCATGGCAAGATGGAGGCCTCATGGTATCTTACATGCCGACCCGTAGGGAGATCACACAACTTACGCTGACCGGGGAATGGTCTGATGGCAAAATCACCAAT GCAGTGGAGCTCTGTATGGACGCTTGCAGTAAGCTCTGCGAGATACTGCGGGAGCGCTTGAAAGATACCGCGGTCTTGGAGAGCGAATGA
- the LOC124675903 gene encoding 29 kDa ribonucleoprotein A, chloroplastic-like yields the protein MAATLFSTALSHHFIPLAAAKPASASAASFACGPLRAASALLAPRRRLLLPVAVAVTSEFETEDAAEEEGEGGGDSEAEYSEDLKVFVGNLPFTVDSAQLAGLFEQAGSVEMVEVVYDRMTGRSRGFGFVTMSSAEEVSAAVEQFNGYTFQGRPLRVNSGPPPPRDEFAPRTPRAMGGGGGGGNFDSGNKLYVGNLSWGVDNSTLENLFSEQGTVLDAKVIYDRDSGRSRGFGFVTYGSADEVNNAISNLDGVDLDGRQIRVTVAESKPREPRRY from the exons ATGGCGGCCACCCTCTTCTCCACCGCGCTCTCGCACCACTTCAtcccgctcgccgccgccaagcccgcctccgcctccgccgcctcgttCGCCTGCGGGCCGCTGCGCGCGGCGTCGGCGCTGCTGGCGCCGCGGAGGCGGCTGCTGCTGCCCGTGGCCGTCGCGGTGACGTCCGAGTTCGAGACGGAGGACGCGGCCGAGGAGGAGGGCgagggcggcggagactccgaggCCGAGTACTCCGAGGACCTCAAGGTCTTCGTCGGCAACCTGCCCTTCACCGTCGACAGCGCGCAGCTCGCCGGCCTCTTCGAGCAGGCCGGCTCCGTCGAGATGGTCGAG GTTGTGTACGACAGAATGACCGGACGAAGCCGTGGGTTTGGATTCGTCACAATGTCTTCAGCTGAGGAGGTTTCAGCGGCCGTCGAGCAATTCAATGGCTAT ACATTCCAAGGAAGACCTCTGAGGGTTAACTCCGGACCGCCACCACCCAGAGATGAATTCGCACCCAGGACTCCGAGGGCcatgggtggtggcggcggcggcggcaacttCGATTCAGGCAACAAGCTCTACGTGGGGAACCTATCTTGGGGCGTCGACAACTCAACCCTCGAGAACCTGTTCAGCGAACAAGGAACCGTGCTTGATGCTAAGGTCATCTATGACCGGGACAGTGGCAGGTCGAGGGGTTTCGGTTTCGTCACCTATGGCTCTGCCGATGAGGTCAACAACGCCATCTCAAACCTTGACGGCGTG GACCTGGATGGCAGGCAGATCCGAGTTACAGTTGCGGAGTCCAAGCCGAGGGAGCCAAGGAGGTATTGA